The nucleotide window ACCAGATGTGCCATGAATACTTTCCCTGCACTGGTGACACTTGTATGAGTTTCAATAGATACTGTGCGTGGCAGTTCGCTTCTACCTCTCCTAAAGGGGTGCGCAAGTGGTTGGGCATTGAACGCAAGGGCCATTCAAACCCAATGGTTGTCTACTGTCGTACGTCCAACCGTACCCGTTTACCATTCCGACCAGGTCTGAACCAGCATGCTCTGTGAGTAGAAGCTTCAATACTTTGATCCCTCGCTTATAGATTACGCCATACCATAAGTTGTCTGCCTTGATCCCGATGTGCGCTCACATCCTTGGGGCGATGTGATGACAACACCCACATCGAAATCGTCGCATGTGATCATGTGACTGGGTATATACCTGTTCCGACGTACGACATGCAGCGCCTCCGTCCGATATTCGTGATGACACAAAGCTTCGCATGCATGCGTCTGAGAAAATAGGCACGAGAAGTCGGCACTCTGAGCGTTGCGGTGGAGTTTTCAAAGTGTGAGGTACGAGACGCCTGAGAACCTGCAATGTCACCCGAGAGACGTATGAGGAACTGAAGGGGACTTATTCGATGGCACAGCCAAAATTAACTGAACGGTGTGTCACATCATACTTGATATCATTTCTAAGCCCTCTTATAATCGAAAGTATATATGGCAGAACACAGCTTAAGGCTAGACGGCTTCCCGTAGACATCGAAGACATCTCAACAATCATAACGAAAACACGGGGCTTAAGATCCACGTCTGCCGCGAAGGCGCTCTTGTcaggtgctgtgctgccccccccccggggaCGAAACTTGTTACAGACTTGGCATCGATGCCCGCGGCTTCCCCTTGACGCACTGACCCCGACGCCAGAATATGTATGTGCTGTACGTCGTACACTCGTTCATCCCCCGCGCTACATGTAGGGACACGGGGCGCTCATGCGTCTGCTTCCGGATCAGACAACGTTGAGTGGCACTGCAGGCTTCTTCCATGCAACAAGAGCAACCGCAGCCTTACAAAGCGCTTCCACAGGGTAGCCTAATGGCAAAACATGGCGTCTCCCGGCCGATCAACCGTCAGACCGAAGAAAAGTCGAGAGCGAGTCCAGTCCTTGAGGCGTCCGCCCACCATGAAACCAACCTACTACCGGATGTGCAAGTTCAGACCGGGTTGTCGCCCGCGTTACAGCGTGACCTTGTCGGCCAATCGATCCGGAGAACAGAGGCTTCGAAAAGGAAGGCGGACCTCCGGATGCGTCCACTCCTCCTAGCTACCTCACCGGTCCAACGTCTTATCATTCTGAGTAAGGCAGAGCAAGGAAGAGGGTCGCTCCTTGTAGATGCGGGGGCAGGGGGCCCGCGTTGAAActagtacagtatactgCACTGCACGAGGGACACGTGTGCCATTCATTGTATGTCACTTATGAAGCTGTTGGCCTTTGAGCAATCATCGACCaacgccccctccccctttcgCGTCGAGTGGCCGCCAGCTCCTTCGTCAAAGGCCTTTGGCCAGAGGCAACCACATACATACGAGAACAACATGTGCCGCAACCCAACCCAATCCTTCGAGAAAGAGGCGAGCCGCATCGCATCGGTCGTAGTACTACGTACAGCACCATGGAAGGCTACTACTGTACCCGCTCGCTCCACCGCCGGGCGGGAAGCGGGTACACGGTGCGCCCAACCGAGTCTGTGCTTCCAACTCTGCTTTGTCGTGCCCCCATCGTGCTAGGCATCGTGGGGCAGGGCAAACGAGGCGggtgcccgcgcgcgcgtggcgcctgcggcggcggtgtcggcggtgacggcgcaCTCGCTGGGTCTTTGTGGTTCGCGACCGGCTTTTCTCACCTCCAAACGGGGGGTTGTCATGAGTCAATGCCAGCGAAGATGACTTCAAAGGCTCACCTCACCGCTCCTGCAAACAGCTGGCCCGCTCGGCTGGCAAGCGCCTTTCGACGCCGGGATCGGGGACCGGGAGTGCCGGGGAAGACCGGATGCATGGCCCCGTCTTCACGGAGTGTCTTATGCGTCACATACGAGGCGGTGAGCCGGGGGCACGTTGGCCACGGCCGAGTCTCGCATTCTACGTATGTACTTCGGATCTTCAACAAAGACAAAACGACAACCAAGAGATGCAAACGCTTATCACGCAACACGCTGCCTGACTGACGCCTTGAGGCGCCCCGCCTGCGTTACGCTTTCGTTTCCATTCCGACAACTGTGCAGGCAGATGTGTCTCACGAGGCACAGTGCCACACGCCTCCAACATCGTGGTTTCGTCCCATCTCTGGCGCCTGTGAAGCGAACAGACCAACTACTGTACATGCATCGGTCGCCTTGTCACCTCGTCAGCTCCTGCCAAGAGCAAAGGTGGCAATACTGCACAAGGCTGGAGCATGTGTCGGGCACCAAGTCTCGCAACATCGTCCTGCGCCTCGATGGGGGCTTTCCTTGCGTCGCGTTACTGTACTGTACCACTGCGCCCAAGCATGCAAGCGCGGCTTCTTTCGCATGTATTCATGCcgtccgcggcgccgtccgcgTCTCGCTTCATGTCTTTGCGTAGTCATCAAAGACCGCGTCGTCCACGTATGACACCATGAGGTCCTGCATCCGAGCCAGCCGCAGGCCAAAGGGCGCATTGCGTCAATGGCGGGGCGTGTTTCCGAGGCGCAAGTGCCAGGCAGCACTGATATCTCCGTCCAACAGCGTCGTGGCCTCACCTAAAGGCCTCATACTTGGCTGCCTCGGCAAGCTTCGACTCGACACGGTCCAACGTTTCTTGATCGTACACTTCCCCGTGCGCTTTGCCCGCCTTGAAAATCTCCTTCTCATGCCGGGCCGCCTCTTCTTTCGTGAGGCAAACCAGGTCGCGGAGGCGAACAGTGGACCATTTCTGGACATCCTTGCCTTCCCCAAGGGTGTTGAAGCTAAGACCATCGGGCTTTCGCCAGCGGACGAGCGCTAGCTTGGTCGGGATGCCAGTCACGATGCTCCGCGCATGATACAGCTCCTCGGTCAGGAAGGCAACGTCGCCCAAAGTCAAGGGCGTCTTCAGGCCCACAATCCCAGGCTCCTGCGCCCGGGCCAGCCTCTCCTCGGATCCCTGAATGAAGTTGAGGATCGACTCGTACATCTTGGCGCGGCCCTTGGCAGGAACGTAATCAATCGGGTAGCCAGTGATACTCAGGATGACGTGGTTGGCGGCTGTCAAGCCAAAGATGGCAGGCATGGTGCCAAGAACGGGTAGGATTCGGACGCGGAAGTTGGGCATGACtccgaggtcgccgacggtGCCTTTGGCGAACTCCTCTTCCGCCAGCGGAAGGAGctcggccttgccctccCCTGCTTGCTCGGTCGAGTAGACGACTGGAATGCCAGACGTGATGCCCAGAAGTTTGAGCCTgcttctcgtcgccctcgagagACCATCATCCCGGCTGGATCCgatgtcgccgacgatgatcCTAGTGGGATCACTTTTGCACCCAGCCCCCATTGCGCTAATGACGGGCAGGTTGTGAGTATAGCAGAACTTGAGAAGCTCAACCTTCGTTTCAATGTTGTCAATGGCGTCAACGATGTAGTCCGGGGCGCGTCCATCCCCCTCCCAGGGACCTAGCATCCGAGCTGCAACGTTGCCGTCAAACTTTTCCTGTTGCAGATCAAACTTGACCCACGGGGCGATGGCAATCAGCCTCCGCTGGAGGCAGTGCACCTTGGGGATGCCGACGTCTGCGAGCGTCGCAACAGCATGTCGGTTCAGAGAGCTCAGGGTGACTTGATCGAAGTCGATGAGTCGTATCTTGGATACTCCTGAACGCGCGAGGGATGCCACGCAGTGAgagcccacgccgccacaTCCCACCACGATTACGAACGACTCTCGCAGCTTCTGCAGGCCCTCGGGTTTGAGAAAAACGCGATTTCTTGCCAGCTGCTCCAGGATGAGCTCTTCATCAAAGTCCCCAGCCtgtgcccgccgcgccaatGCCTGATTTCGCGCGTCTTCCTTGTCGACGGAACCTCCGAAACTGTTGAGCTGTAAGGGGTCTCAGCGTCTGGCCGTACCACCGATTTCGAGGGTAGCAGCTATAATTACCTTTTTGATCTCATGGTCCTCTTCCACCAATGATGGGATCGACTTCTTGAGCTCCGTCAACCtctcctcgcgctcgagcgcCTGATAGCCGAGTATGAGCGATGCGACTGTAGCGCCTGAGAGCACCGCCGTAGCGAGCAACTGGAAACGAGGATTCGCGAACGCATCAGAAATGAGTGATGACATCCTCACGACGGGTGGAGGGGGACAGCCCCGTGATAGGAGCTCTTATTGCTGCGTCTGGCGGGTGAGACTCTCTCGCAGTGTCAATGCTGGAAAATTGGCGACTTGACATCGCCAGTTGAAGTTTGCGCTGATTAGTCATGTTTTAGTCTGCCTTCTCTGCACtttcaccaccaccacaccacaccccATCACCATCGTAATCGATTTCCCTTCGCCATAGCGACTCCTAGTGAACAAAATCCATCGGAACCTGAACAGGGCCCATTCGGAGCCGCGGCTCCATTGGACACCTACCCGCCATGCGCGCCCGGCTAGTCgtccgccggcagcggctctTCGCTACAGCTGCAACACGCCCTCAGCCCTTCTTCAAATCCCGATCTTTCAACAGCCAATCCAAGTTCACGTCCACCAAGGCCCGCCCTAGCCTTCCattcctcgtcgtcccgaGAAGCAGCTCGGCCCCTGTCCGATCTTTCACGTCCGAACGCCGGCGATGGTTGAAGCACGAGGCCAAGCTCGTTGCGCGATACACCATCACCCTCTGGggtgtcgccgcggccgtgctgACGATTCTGTTCGCAGTCAATGAAGAATCTGCGGAGCGGGAATTCCCTACGCCACATGATTGGGCCTTTTTGACGCGAAAGTTACTGCGCGATGCCCATGGCTTTCGAGAACCAAAAAACGGAGAAGTCAACTGGGCAAGGGCGCTTGAGCTCGCGAGGGGAGTGGTTGTACGACTGGAGGACCCAAAGCTGGACGGCAAGGATGTCTCCAAACTATCAAACAAAGAAGACACATCGCTCGAGATCCCCGGCGAATTCAACAGCTGCGATATCTCGGCC belongs to Purpureocillium takamizusanense chromosome 1, complete sequence and includes:
- a CDS encoding uncharacterized protein (EggNog:ENOG503NVU4~COG:O~TransMembrane:1 (o16-37i)~BUSCO:EOG09261HB6); its protein translation is MSSLISDAFANPRFQLLATAVLSGATVASLILGYQALEREERLTELKKSIPSLVEEDHEIKKLNSFGGSVDKEDARNQALARRAQAGDFDEELILEQLARNRVFLKPEGLQKLRESFVIVVGCGGVGSHCVASLARSGVSKIRLIDFDQVTLSSLNRHAVATLADVGIPKVHCLQRRLIAIAPWVKFDLQQEKFDGNVAARMLGPWEGDGRAPDYIVDAIDNIETKVELLKFCYTHNLPVISAMGAGCKSDPTRIIVGDIGSSRDDGLSRATRSRLKLLGITSGIPVVYSTEQAGEGKAELLPLAEEEFAKGTVGDLGVMPNFRVRILPVLGTMPAIFGLTAANHVILSITGYPIDYVPAKGRAKMYESILNFIQGSEERLARAQEPGIVGLKTPLTLGDVAFLTEELYHARSIVTGIPTKLALVRWRKPDGLSFNTLGEGKDVQKWSTVRLRDLVCLTKEEAARHEKEIFKAGKAHGEVYDQETLDRVESKLAEAAKYEAFR